The following coding sequences are from one Geitlerinema sp. PCC 9228 window:
- a CDS encoding helix-turn-helix domain-containing protein — protein MLTLSYEFKLKPTGRQAQTMESWWEICRQVGNDGLRERQDG, from the coding sequence ATGTTGACTCTCAGCTACGAATTTAAGCTCAAACCGACAGGCCGCCAGGCTCAAACGATGGAGTCGTGGTGGGAAATCTGTCGGCAAGTTGGCAATGATGGGCTGAGAGAACGCCAAGATGGGG